DNA sequence from the Actinacidiphila yeochonensis CN732 genome:
CACTCGGCCTCCAGCGCGGCGAGCCGCTCCTCTCCCACGAGCCCGGTGCCGACCCGCACGTCGAGATGGACCCGGTTCTTGACGACCTTGGCCTCGGGAACCCGCTGGAAGAACAGCCGCGGGCCCACCCCCGAGGGATCGACGCAGGCGAACGCCGACCCCTGGCGCTCCGGCGGCAGCGAGCGGTCGAAGTCGTCCCAGGTGGCGAACCCCTTCGGCGGCGGCGGTACGACATACCCCAACACCTCGCACCAGAAACGGGCGACGCGCTCGGGGTCCGCGCAGTCGAAGGTGACCTGGAACTGCCTGATCGACGTCATCGGCCAACCATAGTGGCGCGGGTGCGCGCCGAGACCTGAACGTCCGGCCGTGCCGGTCCAGGGCGCGCGGGGCGGCGGCGGCCGTTTCCCGTTCTCCGCGCCCTCCGATGTCACAGCGGGCGCCGCCGCGTCGTCTCCGGTGGTGGCGGGGGCGACAGCGATCGGGAGGGTGATGGGCGTGCGGGTGCTCGCGGCGGGCGGAGCCGGCGTGCTGAGGCGGTGGCCGGATCCGCGGCCGGAGCCGCCGGGCGCGGCACCGGTGGTTCGGACGGCGGCCTCGGCCCCGCCGGATATGATGGTGCGTCAGATCAGTGGCCGCCTGCTGGCGGTGCCGGTGGGAACGGGAGCGCCGGCCGGGCCGTCGGCGGGGGAGGAGCCGGCATGAGCAGGACCGAGGAGTTCGAGGAGCTGCGCCCGCTGCTGTTCGCCATCGCGTACCGCATCCTCGGCAGTGTCAGCGAGGCCGAGGACGCGGTCCAGGAGGCGTGGCTGCGCTGGGACGCCTCCTCGACGCGGCCCGCCTCGGCCAAGGCGTTCCTGTCGGCCGTGGTCACCCGGATCTCGATCGACGTGCTGCG
Encoded proteins:
- a CDS encoding VOC family protein gives rise to the protein MTSIRQFQVTFDCADPERVARFWCEVLGYVVPPPPKGFATWDDFDRSLPPERQGSAFACVDPSGVGPRLFFQRVPEAKVVKNRVHLDVRVGTGLVGEERLAALEAECARLLPLGAVRVRLLYDGTDSCIVMRDIEGNEFCLD